Proteins from a single region of Echeneis naucrates chromosome 2, fEcheNa1.1, whole genome shotgun sequence:
- the spega gene encoding striated muscle preferentially expressed protein kinase isoform X2, whose product MTPKLARAGPKIFDRVRAFEERRASVDLPGVGSVSGFGGAASFDSDDSRKKTGGPRKEEGRNLEGAAQKRAAFKQRASSLEDKMSYSQKVQNYQSKFAEELQRIKKLVCKPSLKKAYSTEQLSQKERLTTEKVEPIPPQVVKKLEALEERKVGEREEDCRMQSSLQRQDKGLKNQSNNPGKDKMTQPDPLGRAADSSSQAGTGKISVTMETAPVHQLPGQPLPTATGTSPTRNTLKSSPASDKVATSHKSTSSHRDLGTDSKRDTKIDCTTDHRAPSPTGKRAPGSQYPPKPPRLTVSPAPSISPLLKRRKAEVGRTSPALQVNVPTLLLEDEPMETECVGDTSNKESKTGRKIGSGSKRGRSAQATSPGEGGSSDGSSPSADEDPAEAPRFQKPLEDTTITSGSEVTLTCIITGSPPPTVTWRKNNMKIQANAFHVVKAEGERHSLSMKHMRPSNAGSYCVTAVNTAGRASCSAMLYIQSEPTHTRCGKPAVPVEVSSLRLSDEYLRHHDEAMEPGDSSAPSKSVHFKELPSFQVAPCDQGITEGQDVIISAKIRGQPKPMVHWLKDGVTVKTAGRFTVRETDDGTSEMRISSAQRSDTGLYICNITNKYGSEQAEFMVEVVSAAHATLKITREVEDMAVRAGESAMFECLIIGPPNVDVDWLSNGKLIQPALLNCKMHFDGKRCRLLLNSVHEDDSGTYTCKLSTAKEELTSSAELRVTPSKEPLFTRKLDILEVIEGRTARFDCKVSGSPAPRITWMHFETRVEESDNVRILQEGGRHSLVITHVSSETEGFFTAIAENIHGKSECTAELYMQEPRAAISSQLAKLEKMPSIPEEPEVLESEVEKRTMPDFVKPLADVEVNEGKEVVLKCKVSGLPYPTITWYHKSKCIESSEDRKMIQHRDVHSLVIHSACHAHGGVYKAVISNKVGKAACYAHLYVTDIVPDPPDGPPVIEAITGKTISLSWKRPKRLDPSFDASSLLYVVQQQPLGSIQWSVVASNLKETSYTITSLSKGVRYAFRVLAFTGKTLSKPSPSTDLVQLLDRGPYLRKAPVILDKPDIVYVVENQSASITITLNHVHAVVTWKRRGVVLVNKPGVCEMSMPDDDQHTLKLQRLRSTDIGQLVVTASNQFGSDLCMLQLAMAVPPKFETIMEDVDVHVGETCRLAVVVEGKPDPDILWYKDDVLLAESSHFTFVYDDPEYSLVVLNARPEDSGVYTCTAKNLASSNSCKAELTVHTEQKEAEEPMEDEGTILRKMRRLTDYYDIHKEIGRGAFSYVKRVTQKKGKAEFVAKFISARGKRKSLALREMELLSELDNEKILYFHDAFEKKDMVVLITELCHEEFLERIAKKTTVMELEIRCSVQQVLEGLRYLHQKNIAHLDIKPENILMAAPGSDQIRICDFGNAIKLETSEEYYCKYGTPEYVAPEIVNQTPISTATDIWPVGVITYLCLTGVSPFAGENDRATALNIRNYNVAFEESMFSDLCKEAKGFVIKLLVVDRLRPSAIECLRHPWFKSATNKSISTAMLKQVLARRRWQRSLISYKAKMIMRSIPELLNDSSSHVSIAVARNLKEGSPPLSSSSDSDADVDELPFIPMPLSMVFSGSRVSLNEIPGDEDVTGWPGIPADGTKTNSEATSTREGAGQMLKDKEESQNGEKVEKTKRVPLKKGSSVESDESDTKARRATMRRGSSADSALLLHIDTEEGNTNEDSEARNKSLKKAVSMELPNRSPSPGAAKLNQEDYALKLELMRQRLLRGGSMDKKMSGLRGPLFETLGMENGRQAGSLDRNLRRSRAGPSAITRAASSDCALEDTPKTKVFCKSSSFTHGDSEPMPLHRRFGAPLEIPSVGSDTTEGKKLQEATSMSALTEQTASELTSTSPTKKTSFVLPTPGVDQQRKQNNVKAHEDMDVITEKRTKTEDKAEAESRSPSVITPIIVIEEDDDEEEERKENEPLPIEEKDVKGEMPQHTKQASAYAGFIQAAAVPTSDKARPKEPSAAAETNGINTPSSEHPAVFAKVAATDRSLSPVASSNPDLSASPRQPVLRTDIKDIDSEEVFEARFKKRESSLTRGLRKLTKNKSEEKSPGLSPKAVEEGEEVYRPGPRGAPLEMVSKGLQEKSKSVQDLREANKETGLGIIGRFSMRARRSTSVDKKNEKQKEEKHQNVQESAVSKRVSWAIGRSKSLDDKEQRKAEESSVSAMRRKFESKVAGISAKIRTHSEERKGAQGSQKELAQKDLKTVTDSPVLAMRHKFESKVAEISTIRSQSEDRKGETEGKRTPLFTRHRHSHSEGRGLKGMGIPENQLAKQAGAGASKDSLESTSSIHSEKASESDRRSRWDRWGLTRGKRDKTPSQTDLPSSVPKDEGMPKSQQFIRSASDFAPVFHIKLRDHVLLEGESATLSCLPAGSPHPQITWMKDRKPLEVNDRFNLISHPDGRQLLTIMKSTRRDAGIYECVAVNPIATITTSCTLSIACVPKRPGTPEIPQTYNNTALVLWKPADTKSPCTYTLERKTEGKSNWLTVATGVVDCYYNVTDLPTDGTFRFRVCCVNKAGQGPYSNSSAPVHLDSTVEGAAPPVAVVKTIPTPPEPPVASAAVPLFRAVQGGAPRTTASTITSSTSSKASATAAASSLPAHSKTAVTPTPSSSLPSSHYTNPPSLSEGTAPEEAQKSSTLPSSPAVKAPPPFVLPKPQSPVNVVTPMTQTPSISLSPPLVTPPSDPTKPTVASVPVYVPTSTVTARVAPNPVSFTPQVLQVSSLSPIGEGASTPARGTPSGRSAASTVLRQGVPQKPYTFQDEKARGRFGVIRECRENATGKTYMAKIIPYSVENKQEVLKEYEILKSLHSEKVMTLHEAYITPRYLVLVAEYCTGKELLYTLVERFRYSEDDVVGYLVQILQGVEYLHNRRVLHLDLKPDNIMVTNLNAIKIVDFGSAQSFNPLSLKHGNAGAGTLEYMAPEMVKGDVLGPPADIWTVGIVTYIMLSGRLPFEDKDPVKVESKILMAKFDPTKLYPNVSQSASAFLKKMLSSYPWARPTTRDCFTQAWLQDSYLMKLRRQTLTFTSSRLKEFLVEQQSCRTESATKHKVLLRTYQSSAQSPASGTAPHVPSPK is encoded by the exons ATGACACCCAAACTGGCTCGTGCAGGGCCCAAGATCTTTGACAGGGTCCGTGCTTTTGAGGAGCGAAGGGCAAGCGTGGATCTGCCAGGAGTTGGATCAGTTTCGGGATTTGGAGGGGCAGCATCCTTCGACTCAGACGACAGCAGAAAGAAGACAGGAGGCCCCAGAAAAGAGGAGGGCCGAAATCTGGAAGGGGCAGCCCAGAAGCGAGCAGCGTTCAAGCAACGCGCCTCCTCTCTCGAGGACAAGATGAGCTACTCCCAGAAGGTCCAGAACTACCAGAGCAAGTTTGCCGAAGAGCTGCAGAGGATCAAGAAACTTGTGTGCAAACCGAGCTTGAAGAAGGCATATTCCACTGAGCAGCTGTCACAGAAAGAGAGGCTGACCACAGAAAAAGTAGAGCCTATTCCTCCCCAAGTGGTTAAAAAGTTGGAGGctctggaggagagaaaagttggagagagggaagaggactGCAGAATGCAGAGTTCTCTTCAGCGCCAAGACAAAGGTCTGAAGAATCAGAGTAACAACCCTGGGAAGGATAAGATGACACAGCCAGATCCACTggggagagcagcagacagctcATCACAGGCAGGAACAGGGAAAATCTCTGTTACCATGGAGACGGCACCAGTTCACCAGTTACCAGGGCAACCATTGCCAACAGCCACAGGGACAAGTCCCACCAG GAATACACTGAAAAGCTCTCCTGCATCTGACAAAGTTGCCACATCCCACAAATCAACATCCTCCCACAGAGACTTGGGGACGGACTCAAAGAGAGACACCAAGATTGACTGCACAACAGACCACAGAGCCCCCAGTCCAACTGGAAAGAGAGCACCGGGGTCCCAGTACCCGCCCAAGCCCCCTCGGCTCACTGTTTCACCTGCTCCTTCCATCAGCCCTCTCCTGAAAAGAAGGAAGGCGGAAGTGGGGCGGACTTCTCCGGCCTTGCAAGTGAACGTCCCCACTCTTCTATTAGAGGACGAGCCCATGGAGACAGAGTGTGTTGGAGACACGAGCAACAAGGAGAGCAAGACCGGGAGGAAAATTGGGAGCGGGAGCAAGAGAGGTCGTTCTGCTCAAGCCACGTCTCCGGGGGAAG GGGGCTCATCCGATGGCTCCTCCCCATCTGCTGATGAGGACCCAGCTGAGGCCCCGAGGTTTCAGAAGCCTCTTGAGGATACAACGATAACCAGCGGCTCAGAGGTCACACTGACATGCATCATCACTGGGAGCCCACCCCCGACAG TGACATGGAGGAAGAACAACATGAAGATCCAGGCCAACGCCTTCCATGTGGTGAAGGCTGAGGGTGAGAGGCACAGTCTGTCGATGAAACACATGAGGCCGAGCAACGCCGGGTCATACTGTGTCACAGCTGTCAACACCGCAGGCAGAGCGTCCTGCAGCGCCATGCTCTACATCCAGTCAG AGCCGACCCACACACGATGTGGAAAACCAGCCGTTCCAGTCGAAGTCAGTAGTCTGAGGCTATCAGATGAGTATCTGAGGCATCACGACGAGGCAATGGAGCCTGGGGACTCGTCTGCCCCCAGCAAGAGTGTCCACTTCAAAGAGCTTCCCTCATTTCAg GTGGCACCATGTGACCAAGGGATTACTGAGGGTCAAGATGTGATCATCTCAGCGAAGATCAGGGGGCAGCCCAAACCCATGGTTCATTG GTTGAAGGACGGAGTCACCGTAAAGACGGCGGGGCGCTTCACTGTGCGAGAGACAGATGATGGCACCAGTGAAATGAGAATCAGCTCAGCACAGAGATCAGACACCGGGCTTTACATCTGCAATATCACCAACAAGTATGGATCGGAGCAGGCGGAGTTCATGGTGGAGGTTGTAT ctgcagcacacGCCACGCTGAAGATCACCAGGGAGGTAGAAGACATGGCGGTGAGGGCCGGGGAGTCGGCCATGTTCGAGTGTCTCATTATCGGGCCACCAAATGTGGATGTGGACTGGCTCTCCAATGGGAAACTGATCCAACCAGCTCTGCTCAACTGTAAGATGCACTTTGATGGAAAGAG GTGCCGTCTGCTGTTAAATTCAGTCCATGAGGATGACAGTGGGACGTACACCTGCAAGCTGAGCACTGCCAAAG AGGAGCTGACCTCAAGCGCGGAGCTAAGAGTCACTCCATCTAAGGAGCCTCTGTTCACCCGCAAACTGGACATCCTGGAGGTCATTGAAGGTCGCACCGCCCGGTTTGACTGTAAGGTGAGCGGATCACCTGCTCCACGAATCACATGGATGCATTTTG AGACTCGAGTTGAGGAGAGCGATAATGTTCGTATCCTTCAAGAGGGGGGTCGTCACTCACTTGTCATCACCCATGTTAGCAGCGAAACAGAGGGCTTCTTCACAGCAATCGCTGAAAATATTCATGGGAAGTCTGAATGTACTGCTGAGCTGTACATGCAAGAGCCCCGAGCTGCCATCTCTTCCCAATT GGCGAAGCTGGAAAAGATGCCATCCATCCCTGAGGAGCCTGAAGTGCTCGAGAGTGAGGTGGAGAAGAGGACCATGCCAGACTTTGTCAAGCCTCTGGCTGATGTGGAAGTCAATGAAGGGAAAGAGGTGGTGCTGAAGTGCAAAGTGTCGGGGCTGCCCTACCCCACCATCACCTGGTACCACAAGAGCAAGTGCATTGAGAGCAGCGAAGACCGCAAAATGATCCAGC ACAGGGATGTCCACAGTCTGGTCATTCACAGCGCTTGTCATGCTCATGGGGGAGTCTACAAGGCCGTCATCTCCAACAAAGTGGGCAAAGCAGCCTGCTATGCACATCTGTATGTCACAG acattgtCCCTGACCCTCCTGATGGTCCTCCAGTGATCGAGGCCATTACAGGGAAAACTATAAGCCTGAGCTGGAAGAGGCCAAAGAGGCTGGACCCTTCATTTG ATGCCAGCAGCTTGCTGTATGTggttcagcagcagcctctgGGCTCTATACAGTGGTCCGTCGTGGCCTCTAACCTGAAGGAGACCAGCTACACCATCACCTCCCTGTCAAAGGGAGTGCGCTACGCTTTCAGGGTCCTGGCATTCACTGGCAAGACATTGAGCAAACCATCACCCTCCACTGACCTGGTCCAGCTGCTGGACAGAG GACCCTATTTGAGGAAAGCACCGGTCATTTTGGACAAACCAGACATTGTGTATGTTGTCGAGAACCAATCTGCAAGCATCACAATCACGCTCAACCACGTGCATGCAGTTGTCACCTGGAAAAG GAGGGGGGTTGTGCTGGTCAACAAGCCCGGGGTGTGTGAAATGAGCATGCCAGACGACGATCAGCACACTCTCAAGCTTCAGCGGCTCAGAAGCACAGACATCGGCCAGTTGGTGGTCACGGCCAGCAATCAGTTTGGCAGTGACCTCTGCATGCTTCAGCTGGCAATGGCAG TGCCTCCTAAGTTTGAAACCATCATGGAGGATGTGGATGTTCATGTTGGGGAGACGTGCCGTTTGGCTGTTGTGGTTGAAGGGAAACCAGACCCAGATATTCTCTGGTATAAG GATGATGTCCTTTTGGCTGAGAGCAGCCACTTCACATTTGTTTATGACGACCCAGAATACTCCCTCGTTGTCCTCAACGCGCGCCCTGAAGACTCCGGTGTGTACACCTGCACTGCAAAGAATCTGGCCAGCTCCAACTCCTGCAAGGCTGAGCTCACAGTTCACACAG aacaAAAGGAAGCTGAGGAGCCAATGGAGGACGAGGGAACCATTCTGAGGAAGATGAGACGTTTGACAGATTATTATGATATCCACAAAGAGATAGGGAG GGGTGCGTTCTCATATGTGAAAAGAGTCACTCAGAAGAAGGGAAAGGCTGAGTTTGTTGCCAAGTTTATTTCTGCACGAGGAAAGAGGAAATCCCTGGCCCTCAGAGAGATGGAGCTGCTGTCGGAGCTGGACAATGAGAAGATTCTTTATTTCCATGATGCCTTTGAGAAGAAGGACATGGTGGTGCTCATCACAGAGTT gtgtcaCGAAGAGTTTCTGGAAAGAATAGCCAAGAAAACAACAGTCATGGAGCTggag ATTCGCTGTAGCGTTCAGCAGGTTCTGGAGGGTCTTCGTTACCTTCACCAAAAAAACATAGCCCACCTTGATATAAAG ccagaaaatattttaatggcGGCTCCGGGGAGTGACCAGATCCGCATCTGTGACTTTGGAAATGCCATAAAATTGGAGACTTCGGAGGAATATTACTGTAAATACGGCACGCCAGAATATGTTGCACCAGAGATTGTTAATCAAACTCCCATCTCAACGGCAACAGACATATG GCCTGTTGGTGTCATCACTTACCTCTG CCTGACCGGTGTGTCTCCCTTTGCGGGTGAGAATGACAGAGCCACCGCCTTAAACATCCGTAACTACAATGTGGCGTTTGAGGAGAGCATGTTTTCCGACCTCTGCAAAGAAGCAAAGGGATTTGTCATTAAGCTTTTGGTGGTAGACAGACT GAGGCCCAGTGCCATTGAGTGCCTTCGTCATCCGTGGTTCAAG TCAGCAACAAACAAGAGCATCAGCACGGCCATGCTAAAGCAAGTCTTGGCGAGAAGGCGATGGCAG CGTTCCCTTATCAGCTACAAAGCCAAGATGATAATGCGGTCCATCCCAGAGCTCCTGAATGACTCATCCAGCCACGTCTCTATTGCTGTGGCCCGGAATTTAAAAGAAGGCTCTccacctctttcctcttcctctgactcGGATGCAGATGTTGATGAGCTTCCCTTCATTCCAATGCCACTCTCCATGGTCTTCTCTGGGTCCAGGGTCTCCCTCAATGAGATCCCAGGGGATGAAGATGTCACTGGGTGGCCCGGCATTCCTGCTGATGGGACAAAGACAAATTCAGAGGCCACAAGCACAAGAGAAGGGGCTGGTCAAATGTTGAAAGATAAAGAGGAAAGCCAAAATGGAGAGAAAGTAGAAAAGACAAAGCGAGTTCCACTGAAGAAAGGATCAAGTGTGGAGTCAGACGAATCAGACACAAAAGCGAGGAGGGCTACCATGAGGAGAGGGAGTTCTGCTGATTCAGCTCTGCTTCTCCACATAGACACAGAAGAGGGGAATACCAATGAGGATTCAGAGGCAAGAAACAAAAGTCTGAAAAAGGCTGTTTCTATGGAATTACCCAATCGAAGTCCAAGCCCTGGGGCAGCAAAATTAAACCAGGAGGATTATGCCCTAAAACTGGAACTGATGAGACAGCGGCTGCTCAGGGGAGGAAGCATGGACAAAAAGATGAGCGGGCTGCGAGGGCCTTTATTTGAAACACTGGGCATGGAAAATGGGAGGCAAGCAGGGTCTTTGGATCGAAATTTGAGGAGATCCAGAGCAGGGCCATCAGCAATCACCAGAGCGGCGTCTTCCGATTGTGCTTTAGAGGACACGCCAAAGACCAAAGTATTTTGTAAAAGCTCCTCCTTCACTCATGGGGATTCTGAACCCATGCCGCTCCACCGCAGGTTTGGAGCGCCCCTGGAGATCCCGTCTGTGGGCAGCGATaccacagaggggaaaaagctCCAGGAGGCAACATCAATGTCAGCGCTAACAGAACAAACAGCATCGGAGTTGACATCTACCTCCCCCACAAAGAAGACTTCCTTTGTACTCCCAACACCAGGAGTGGACCAACAGCGAAAACAGAACAATGTGAAAGCACACGAGGACATGGATGTTATAACTGAGAAAAGGACCAAAACAGAAGATAAAGCAGAAGCGGAGTCTCGATCACCCTCTGTAATCACTCCTATAATTGTGATTGAGGAGgacgatgatgaagaagaagagaggaaagaaaatgagccATTGCCTATTGAGGAAAAGGATGTGAAGGGAGAAATGCCACAACATACAAAACAGGCATCTGCATATGCAGGTTTTATCCAAGCTGCTGCAGTCCCAACATCCGACAAGGCCCGACCCAAAGAGCCTTCAGCTGCAGCCGAGACAAATGGTATAAATACTCCATCATCTGAACATCCAGCAGTGTTTGCCAAAGTAGCAGCTACTGACAGGTCCCTCAGTCCTGTCGCATCATCAAACCCTGATCTTTCCGCCTCCCCACGGCAGCCTGTGCTCAGGACAGACATCAAAGACATAGACTCAGAAGAGGTTTTTGAAGCCAGGTTTAAGAAACGGGAGTCATCTTTGACTCGTGGACTTCGAAAACtgaccaaaaacaaatcagaggaGAAATCCCCTGGACTCAGCCCCAAGGCAGTTGAGGAAGGCGAAGAGGTTTACAGACCAGGCCCAAGAGGGGCACCCTTAGAAATGGTGTCCAAAGGACTACAGGAGAAATCCAAGTCTGTTCAAGATTTAAGAGAAGCAAATAAGGAAACAGGCCTTGGCATAATTGGGAGGTTTTCCATGCGAGCAAGGAGGTCAACATCCGTTGATAAGAAGAATgagaaacaaaaggaggaaaagcacCAGAATGTGCAGGAATCTGCTGTAAGCAAGAGAGTTTCCTGGGCTATTGGTCGCAGCAAGTCCCTGGACgacaaagagcaaagaaaagctGAGGAATCATCGGTTTCTGCTATGAGACGTAAGTTTGAGTCCAAAGTGGCAGGAATCTCTGCCAAAATCAGGACGCattcagaggagaggaaaggagcaCAGGGAAGTCAGAAAGAGCTGGCGCAAAAGGATTTAAAGACAGTCACAGATTCTCCTGTCCTCGCAATGCGTCACAAGTTTGAGAGCAAAGTGGCAGAAATATCTACAATCCGCAGTCAGTCCGAAGATAGAAAGGGGGaaacagaaggaaagaggaCACCCCTGTTTACTCGCCATCGTCATTCCCACTCTGAGGGACGTGGCCTCAAAGGAATGGGCATCCCTGAGAATCAACTGGCAAAACAGGCCGGTGCTGGAGCATCCAAAGACTCGCTGGAATCCACATCCAGCATTCATTCTGAAAAAGCGTCAGAAAGTGACAGGCGATCACGGTGGGACAGGTGGGGGCTGACAAGGGGCAAGAGAGACAAAACTCCCTCCCAAACTGATCTGCCGTCATCCGTCCCCAAAGACGAGGGGATGCCAAAAAGCCAGCAATTCATCCGTTCTGCTTCAGATTTCGCTCCAGTGTTCCACATCAAACTGAGAGATCACGTCTTACTGGAGGGGGAGTCCGCCACTCTCAGCTGCCTTCCAGCTGGAAGTCCACACCCACAAATCACATGGATGAAAG aTCGGAAACCGCTGGAGGTAAATGACAGGTTCAACCTGATCTCCCACCCGGATGGCAGGCAGCTCCTCACCATTATGAAGTCCACCCGGAGGGATGCTGGAATTTACGAATGTGTAGCTGTGAACCCCATAGCTACCATCACCACATCCTGTACATTATCCATAGCTT GTGTCCCAAAACGGCCGGGGACCCCTGAAATTCCCCAGACTTACAACAACACAGCCCTGGTGCTCTGGAAGCCAGCAGACACCAAATCCCCCTGCACGTACACactggagaggaaaacagaag GGAAATCGAACTGGCTGACTGTTGCGACCGGAGTTGTTGATTGCTACTACAATGTCACAGACCTGCCAACAGATGGCACCTTTAGATTCCGTGTGTGCTGTGTCAATAAGGCTGGACAGGGGCCGTACAGCAACTCCTCTGCTCCAGTCCACCTCGACTCAACAG TTGAAGGTGCAGCCCCTCCTGTTGCTGTTGTCAAGACCATCCCAACTCCACCTGAGCCACCGGTCGCCTCAGCAGCTGTTCCTCTGTTCAGAGCAGTCCAGGGCGGCGCTCCGAGGACCACTGCCTCCAccatcacctcctccacctcttcaaAAGCCTCAGCCACCGCTGCTGCTTCATCACTTCCAGCCCATTCCAAAACAGCAGTCACACCCACCCCTTCATCCTCTCTGCCTTCCAGCCATTACACAAATCCCCCATCACTGTCTGAAGGCACAGCCCCCGAGGAGGCACAAAAAAGCTCCACTCTTCCCTCTTCACCCGCTGTCAAAGCACCTCCACCCTTTGTCCTCCCCAAACCCCAGAGTCCAGTGAACGTGGTCACCCCTATGACTCAGACACCCTCCATATCACTCTCACCTCCTCTTGTAACGCCACCTTCAGACCCCACAAAGCCAACAGTTGCATCTGTGCCCGTATATGTCCCCACATCAACCGTCACAGCTCGTGTGGCCCCAAATCCTGTTTCCTTTACTCCACAAGTGCTTCAGGTGTCCAGCCTGAGCCCCATTGGTGAAGGGGCCAGTACGCCCGCCAGAGGCACCCCATCAGGACGTAGTGCAGCCTCCACCGTTCTACGACAGGGCGTCCCGCAGAAGCCCTACACTTTCCAAGATGAGAAAGCCAG ggGCCGTTTTGGTGTAATCCGGGAGTGCAGAGAGAACGCAACAGGCAAAACCTATATGGCAAAGATTATTCCCTACAGTGTGgagaacaaacaggaagtcctgAAAGAGTACGAGATCCTCAAATCACTTCACAGTGAAAAAGTCATGACTCTTCATGAAGCCTACATCACTCCTCGCTACCTGGTACTGGTGGCGGAGTATTGCACTGGCAAAGAGCTGCTGTACACCCTGGTAGAAAG GTTTCGTTACTCTGAGGACGACGTGGTGGGCTACCTGGTTCAGATCCTCCAGGGGGTCGAGTACCTCCACAATCGGCGAGTCCTTCATCTCGACCTCAAACCCGACAACATCATGGTGACCAACCTCAACGCGATCAAGATTGTGGACTTTGGGAGCGCTCAGAGCTTCAATCCTCTCAGCCTCAAACACGGGAATGCAGGAGCAGGAACTCTGGAGTACATGG ctcctgagATGGTGAAGGGTGACGTGCTTGGCCCTCCTGCAGATATTTGGACTGTTGGAATTGTCACCTACATCAT GCTTAGCGGTCGACTACCCTTTGAAGATAAAGATCCTGTAAAAGTGGAATCTAAAATCTTAATGGCGAAGTTTGACCCAACAAAACTGTACCCAAATGTGTCCCAAAGTGCCTCTGCCTTCCTCAAGAAGATGTTGAGCAGTTACCCATG GGCTCGCCCAACTACACGAGACTGCTTCACACAAGCCTGGCTGCAGGATTCCTACCTGATGAAGCTGAGGAGACAAACTCTCACCTTCACCTCCAGCCGACTCAAGGAGTTCCTCGTGGAACAACAAAGCTGCCGCACAGAGAGTGCCACAAAGCACAAAGTGCTGCTGCGTACCTACCAGAGCTCAGCCCAGTCCCCAGCATCTGGGACCGCGCCCCACGTTCCCAGCCCAAAGTGA